A single Sulfurimonas aquatica DNA region contains:
- a CDS encoding MATE family efflux transporter: MSPDTKKVFSLALPAALKHLVNILQILIDMLMVGTISTAALAAVGMSMQFMMIINVLMTLYVVGGNALISRFIGQRRKRRASALLYSLTIFAIILSIFISIGGYFSSEAIYSLMGAQADVVEQGKIYFEVLSLGIVVIFIDNLLYNALSAAGDTKSSLYIKLLSAALNAFLNYVLIFGHFGFDAMGIEGAAIATILAYSFNVIAYYILIKKMNSKLDFLPLIRMKDMKRVWNIGWSAALDRGISSMSFLVFVSIITAYGTAELAGYQVGLRIEGIAFMPGFGFSIAAMALVGQNIGALSYDKAYRMGIISGRMAYIFMGSVGFILVIYPEFLISFFTKDALTIAVASKYLILVGLAQIPLAIMFVYSGALRGAGATKITLIVNVSSLWILRVIPSYIAYELGYGIIAIFIIMNIETLIKGLIYWYIYSKKSWLYTKV; this comes from the coding sequence ATCTCACCCGATACTAAAAAAGTTTTCTCTCTAGCACTTCCTGCTGCACTTAAACACTTAGTTAACATACTCCAGATTCTTATCGATATGCTTATGGTAGGTACCATTAGTACAGCCGCACTTGCAGCCGTTGGAATGAGTATGCAGTTTATGATGATAATCAATGTACTCATGACTCTTTATGTCGTGGGCGGAAACGCTCTTATCTCGCGTTTTATAGGTCAAAGACGAAAACGCAGGGCTTCAGCGCTATTATATTCACTCACTATTTTTGCAATAATTTTATCTATTTTTATTAGTATAGGTGGGTATTTTTCTAGTGAAGCTATATATTCACTTATGGGTGCTCAAGCTGACGTGGTAGAGCAGGGAAAGATATATTTTGAAGTACTCTCTCTTGGAATAGTGGTGATATTTATAGATAACCTACTCTATAACGCACTCTCTGCAGCAGGAGATACAAAGAGTTCCCTTTATATAAAACTTCTCTCAGCGGCACTCAACGCCTTTTTAAACTATGTTTTGATTTTTGGTCATTTTGGTTTTGATGCTATGGGAATAGAGGGAGCCGCAATTGCTACAATACTTGCATATAGCTTTAATGTTATAGCCTATTATATACTTATTAAAAAGATGAATTCAAAACTAGATTTTTTACCTCTTATTCGTATGAAAGATATGAAGCGAGTTTGGAATATTGGCTGGAGTGCAGCCCTTGATAGAGGAATATCAAGTATGAGCTTTCTTGTTTTTGTCTCTATTATCACTGCATATGGTACGGCTGAACTTGCTGGATATCAAGTAGGTCTTCGTATCGAGGGCATCGCTTTTATGCCTGGATTTGGATTTTCTATTGCTGCGATGGCATTAGTTGGTCAAAATATAGGAGCACTCTCCTATGATAAAGCCTATAGAATGGGAATTATAAGTGGGAGAATGGCATATATATTTATGGGAAGTGTAGGCTTTATATTAGTCATTTATCCTGAGTTTCTTATAAGCTTTTTTACGAAAGATGCACTAACGATAGCCGTTGCTTCAAAGTATCTTATACTAGTTGGTTTAGCACAGATTCCTTTAGCGATTATGTTCGTCTACTCAGGTGCGTTAAGAGGGGCGGGGGCGACAAAAATAACCCTTATAGTCAACGTTTCGTCTCTTTGGATACTTCGCGTTATACCATCTTATATCGCTTATGAGTTAGGTTATGGGATTATTGCTATATTTATAATTATGAATATAGAAACCCTGATAAAGGGTCTTATATATTGGTATATTTATTCCAAAAAGAGTTGGCTGTATACTAAGGTTTAA
- a CDS encoding coproporphyrinogen III oxidase — translation MNMIMSNSDDALGAYKLVRSLQNRFVTKLNKLSKDLGANKEFEEVTWLRDNGIHGGGSRFEARDEELFNTASVNVSQVHYDEMPEKSLKSATAISTIIHPKNPHVPSIHIHISLTQLRDGSAYWRLMADLNPSIYNQHDKNIFDAELSRLSLETFEEAAPQGDKYFYIPALKRHRGVSHFYLENYKSDSKQNDYNFAEQFGEGVIDIYIDIITNALKSRKSISNEDMQKQRDYHTLYLFQVLTLDRGTTSGLLIHNQNDVGIMGSLPSHVNKELLQSWASKVETPQDKLVKALADAIDEDGSVDVRTKEKLAEIVRVHYRKYPQALSMQASGNTIPDTVNNHIKS, via the coding sequence ATGAATATGATTATGTCAAACTCTGATGACGCCCTTGGAGCATACAAACTTGTTAGAAGTTTACAAAATAGGTTTGTAACAAAACTCAATAAACTCTCTAAAGATTTAGGCGCAAACAAAGAGTTTGAAGAAGTAACTTGGCTCAGAGACAATGGCATACATGGTGGTGGAAGTAGATTTGAAGCAAGAGATGAAGAACTTTTCAATACCGCAAGCGTAAACGTCTCTCAAGTTCATTATGATGAGATGCCTGAGAAAAGCCTCAAAAGCGCTACTGCGATATCAACGATCATACATCCTAAAAATCCTCATGTACCCTCTATTCATATACATATTAGTTTAACCCAGCTTAGAGATGGAAGCGCTTATTGGCGTTTAATGGCAGACTTAAATCCAAGTATCTACAATCAACATGATAAAAACATTTTTGACGCCGAACTTAGTAGGCTATCTTTAGAGACGTTTGAAGAGGCGGCTCCCCAAGGTGATAAATACTTTTACATTCCAGCCCTTAAACGCCATCGTGGCGTTTCTCACTTTTACCTAGAAAACTATAAGAGTGACAGTAAACAAAATGATTATAATTTTGCCGAACAGTTTGGAGAGGGCGTGATAGATATATACATTGACATAATAACTAACGCTCTTAAGTCTAGAAAAAGCATCTCAAATGAAGATATGCAAAAGCAACGCGACTACCATACGCTCTATCTTTTTCAAGTACTCACGCTTGATAGAGGAACAACGTCTGGTCTTCTCATCCATAATCAAAATGACGTAGGCATCATGGGTTCACTTCCTTCACATGTAAATAAAGAACTCCTACAATCATGGGCTTCTAAAGTAGAAACTCCTCAAGACAAACTTGTTAAAGCTTTAGCAGATGCCATAGATGAAGATGGAAGCGTGGATGTGAGAACAAAAGAGAAACTTGCCGAGATAGTAAGAGTGCACTATAGGAAATATCCTCAAGCGCTAAGTATGCAAGCGAGTGGCAACACTATTCCAGATACTGTAAATAATCATATTAAATCTTAG
- a CDS encoding MlaE family ABC transporter permease: protein MFTKLMLQVGEKSLSSLSSVYEVFHFTFICFAHMLNPKSYNPAMRMVLIKQIYFTAVGIIPLFTTMAFIFGSVIIGVVILLATKYSLQDQIGSIIITFVIDEFSPFFTALLISLRSGAAVNTEIAVMSVNRELDTLKAYKIDLIDYLFLPRIISGIISVTSLSILFAVIMLTSGYIFTFFYMSMDFLAYKYLLINAIEVKDILVLLIKGVSYGLVVMLIPIYSGFHTQGSYTNIPISVLNGMVKLFIAIFFIEVASLLIQSL, encoded by the coding sequence GTGTTTACAAAACTAATGTTACAAGTTGGAGAGAAGTCTTTGTCTTCTTTGTCATCCGTATATGAAGTTTTTCATTTTACTTTTATATGTTTTGCTCATATGCTAAATCCTAAAAGTTATAATCCTGCAATGCGAATGGTGCTAATAAAGCAGATATATTTTACCGCTGTTGGGATTATTCCACTTTTTACTACAATGGCGTTTATATTTGGTTCGGTCATTATTGGCGTTGTTATTTTACTTGCTACAAAGTACTCTCTTCAAGATCAAATAGGTTCCATTATCATTACCTTTGTTATAGATGAGTTTTCTCCATTTTTTACAGCGCTTTTAATCTCGCTGCGTTCAGGCGCTGCGGTCAATACGGAAATAGCGGTAATGAGCGTAAACAGAGAACTAGATACTTTAAAAGCTTATAAGATAGACCTCATAGATTATCTTTTCTTGCCTCGTATCATCAGTGGAATAATCAGCGTTACGTCACTCTCCATACTTTTTGCCGTTATTATGCTCACTAGTGGTTATATCTTTACATTTTTTTATATGAGCATGGACTTTCTCGCATATAAATACCTTCTTATAAACGCCATTGAAGTAAAAGATATTTTAGTCTTACTCATTAAGGGAGTCTCTTATGGTTTAGTTGTTATGTTAATACCTATATACAGTGGATTTCACACACAGGGAAGTTACACTAATATACCTATATCAGTCTTAAATGGCATGGTCAAGCTTTTTATTGCTATATTTTTTATCGAGGTGGCATCATTACTAATTCAATCACTTTAA
- a CDS encoding MlaD family protein, whose amino-acid sequence MQYNKIKFAVGVFVTILLIVMVSSFYFVLNEKGFFDKRYNFSFNIKSAKSFSVGMPLEFSGFNIGVVDDISLNDNATVEIVFSVDEQNRKWLREGSYLRIVKPLIGSPYIEVNSDLSRDILAEDSRLEIIQSDDINDMISKLDPMVKKIITIIDSIETITSSLASGDSDLMKTFANLNKFSEKLSKSDSLLTSVTGDEKSTKALIDALNELNQSMKNIKNITNDVSKISTSFDEKVIEPASQSTNNLNEIMLDIREKLKVIDATVHSVGGYDEDLVEVKEQISVAIEKSNQLMDKVDSLMQDSQTKEVQLP is encoded by the coding sequence ATGCAATATAATAAGATAAAGTTTGCCGTTGGCGTTTTTGTAACCATACTCCTTATAGTTATGGTTAGCTCTTTTTATTTTGTTTTAAATGAGAAGGGTTTTTTTGATAAACGCTATAACTTTTCTTTTAATATAAAGAGCGCAAAATCTTTTAGCGTTGGTATGCCTTTGGAGTTTTCAGGCTTTAATATAGGTGTAGTTGATGATATATCTCTTAATGATAACGCGACTGTTGAGATAGTTTTTTCAGTAGATGAGCAAAATCGAAAATGGTTAAGAGAAGGAAGTTATCTTCGAATTGTAAAACCCCTCATAGGCTCACCCTATATAGAAGTAAATTCTGACCTTAGTAGAGATATTTTAGCGGAAGACTCTCGTCTAGAGATTATCCAAAGTGACGATATTAACGATATGATCTCAAAGCTTGACCCTATGGTTAAAAAAATAATTACTATTATAGATAGTATAGAGACAATTACGTCAAGTTTAGCGAGTGGGGACTCTGACTTGATGAAGACCTTTGCCAATTTGAACAAGTTTAGTGAAAAACTCTCAAAGAGTGACTCACTCCTTACAAGTGTAACGGGGGATGAAAAATCTACAAAAGCTTTGATTGACGCACTCAACGAGCTTAATCAAAGTATGAAAAATATTAAAAATATCACTAATGATGTTAGTAAAATAAGCACTAGTTTCGATGAAAAGGTAATCGAACCCGCTTCACAATCAACAAATAATTTAAATGAGATTATGCTTGATATTCGAGAAAAGTTAAAGGTTATCGATGCAACTGTACACTCTGTTGGCGGCTATGATGAGGATTTAGTTGAGGTTAAAGAGCAGATATCTGTGGCCATAGAAAAATCAAATCAGCTTATGGACAAGGTTGACTCTCTTATGCAAGACTCTCAAACCAAAGAGGTGCAACTACCATGA
- the ligA gene encoding NAD-dependent DNA ligase LigA, with product MTNKEYINAIEKLNLYSVHYYVLDDPITTDEVYDKLYHEVLEYEEKNPNELLASSPTQRVGDVISTGFEKASHLSRMWSLEDIFDNEGLQKWLTKTYKLDSNITFYCEPKFDGASLNLIYENGVLIQGITRGDGEVGELITQNVKTIKSIPLTIAHKSRIEIRGEIVIFKDEFEKINESRLKAGEALFANPRNAAAGSLRQLDSSITAARNLVFLPYSVGENTLEYKLLHDIMDYIYSLGFRKPPKREVCKDMQEIESIYKQMVDERDSYPMMLDGMVVKVDEIASQIDMGYTVKVPRFSVAYKFPAVEKITRVKKIVLQVGRTGAVTPVAQVEPTDIDGVIVERATLHNFDEIDRKDIRINDKVIILRSGDVIPKIVKVLTHERSGNEEVYKRPTECPVCNSELLDEGVLLKCQNLECEARVVNSIIYFASKPCLNIDGLGIKIVEALFTSGLVKSVVDLFDLSLEKLLELEGFKEKKSQNLLDAIQNAKGCEYWRFINALGIEHIGEVASKTLSENFGFDFINATKEQIVECEGIGEEMAESLLEFIRVNIETILKLQDLLEPKEPIKREEAKENPFKDKIVVLTGTMSKSRGEIKEGLESLGAKVSSSVSKKTDFLIYGEDAGSKYDKALNLGVKCLNEEDMNNLF from the coding sequence ATGACAAATAAAGAGTATATAAACGCCATTGAGAAACTAAATCTCTATTCAGTTCACTATTATGTATTGGATGACCCAATTACAACTGATGAGGTATATGATAAACTTTATCATGAAGTTTTAGAGTATGAAGAGAAAAATCCAAATGAGCTTCTTGCTTCTTCACCTACGCAAAGAGTAGGAGATGTAATCTCAACTGGCTTTGAAAAAGCAAGTCACCTCTCTCGTATGTGGTCACTCGAGGATATATTTGACAATGAGGGACTTCAAAAGTGGCTAACTAAGACATATAAATTAGATTCAAATATAACATTTTACTGTGAGCCAAAATTTGATGGAGCGAGTCTTAACCTCATATATGAAAATGGTGTTTTGATTCAAGGAATTACTCGTGGGGATGGAGAGGTCGGTGAGCTCATCACTCAAAATGTAAAGACGATAAAGTCTATACCTCTTACTATAGCACATAAATCACGTATAGAGATCCGTGGTGAAATAGTTATCTTTAAAGATGAATTTGAAAAAATTAACGAGTCGCGTTTAAAAGCTGGTGAAGCTCTCTTTGCAAATCCTAGAAACGCAGCTGCGGGAAGTCTTCGACAACTTGATTCTAGTATTACAGCAGCAAGAAATTTAGTCTTTTTGCCTTATAGTGTAGGAGAAAATACTTTAGAATATAAATTATTACATGATATTATGGATTATATATATTCACTTGGATTTAGAAAGCCGCCAAAGAGAGAAGTTTGTAAGGATATGCAAGAGATAGAGTCTATCTATAAGCAGATGGTAGATGAGCGTGACTCCTATCCTATGATGCTTGATGGGATGGTAGTAAAAGTAGATGAAATCGCTTCACAGATAGATATGGGTTATACTGTGAAAGTCCCGCGTTTCTCAGTTGCTTATAAGTTTCCTGCAGTGGAGAAGATTACTAGAGTAAAAAAGATAGTGCTTCAAGTAGGAAGAACAGGTGCTGTAACACCAGTGGCCCAAGTTGAGCCTACAGATATTGATGGCGTTATAGTTGAGCGAGCCACGCTTCATAATTTTGATGAGATAGATAGAAAAGACATTCGCATAAATGACAAGGTTATTATTTTAAGAAGTGGCGACGTTATCCCTAAAATAGTAAAAGTTTTGACGCATGAACGCAGTGGTAACGAAGAGGTATATAAAAGACCAACTGAGTGTCCAGTATGCAATAGTGAGCTTCTTGACGAAGGTGTTCTTTTAAAGTGTCAAAACTTAGAATGCGAGGCTAGGGTTGTAAACTCAATTATCTATTTTGCTTCAAAGCCATGTTTAAACATAGATGGCTTAGGCATAAAAATAGTCGAAGCTCTTTTTACATCTGGACTTGTAAAGAGTGTAGTAGACCTTTTTGATTTAAGTTTAGAAAAACTTTTAGAACTCGAAGGCTTTAAAGAGAAAAAATCACAAAACTTATTAGATGCTATCCAAAATGCTAAAGGTTGTGAGTATTGGCGTTTTATAAATGCATTGGGTATAGAGCATATTGGCGAGGTGGCGTCAAAAACTCTCTCTGAGAATTTTGGATTTGACTTTATAAATGCGACAAAAGAGCAGATAGTGGAATGTGAAGGGATTGGTGAAGAGATGGCTGAATCACTTCTAGAGTTTATAAGAGTAAATATAGAAACTATTTTAAAATTACAAGACCTGCTTGAGCCAAAAGAGCCTATAAAAAGAGAAGAAGCAAAAGAGAACCCATTCAAAGATAAGATAGTTGTGCTCACTGGAACCATGAGTAAGTCCCGTGGAGAAATAAAAGAGGGCTTAGAGTCCCTTGGTGCTAAGGTCTCTAGTTCTGTATCTAAAAAAACAGATTTTTTGATATATGGTGAAGATGCAGGTAGCAAATATGATAAAGCATTAAATTTAGGTGTTAAGTGCCTCAATGAAGAAGATATGAATAATTTATTTTAA
- a CDS encoding OmpA family protein yields the protein MIKIILSIWVLTSALLAVECGNSYDRNGCDEVSFGLGSDMAIQQYQVIYDDDQDGVRESIDRCLDTPLKAKVDKYGCHKVEEPKVEVVEEVVEEEILEEVAETQDVQVVTLEVYFKTAKYDILKEYHGEVEEFAEFLMENPDFKARIVGHTDSRSKYTNNMELSKNRANAVKDALIALGVEASRLSSDGVGPNEPVATNSTASGRAQNRRIEVTLTRDGE from the coding sequence ATGATAAAAATTATATTGAGTATATGGGTGCTAACATCTGCACTTTTAGCTGTAGAGTGTGGTAATAGTTACGATAGAAATGGCTGTGATGAGGTTTCATTTGGACTTGGATCAGATATGGCAATACAGCAGTATCAAGTGATATATGATGATGATCAAGATGGCGTTAGAGAGAGTATAGACAGATGTTTAGATACTCCACTCAAAGCAAAGGTTGATAAATATGGTTGTCATAAAGTTGAAGAACCTAAGGTAGAAGTTGTTGAAGAGGTAGTTGAAGAGGAGATTCTTGAAGAAGTAGCTGAAACTCAAGATGTTCAAGTTGTTACTTTAGAGGTCTATTTTAAAACGGCAAAGTATGACATCTTAAAAGAGTATCACGGTGAGGTTGAAGAGTTTGCAGAGTTCTTGATGGAAAATCCTGATTTTAAAGCAAGAATTGTAGGTCATACTGACTCAAGATCTAAATATACAAACAACATGGAACTCTCTAAAAATAGAGCAAATGCAGTAAAAGATGCATTGATTGCACTTGGTGTAGAGGCATCAAGACTTAGTTCTGATGGTGTCGGTCCAAATGAGCCAGTTGCAACAAACTCAACTGCATCAGGGCGTGCACAAAACCGTCGTATAGAAGTTACACTTACAAGAGATGGAGAATAA
- a CDS encoding TolC family outer membrane protein, whose translation MIKKIILSCVATLSLLQAQTLRQSVEVVLDTNPIVLERLSNFRETSKDLSIARAEYLPTLDLVSSLGYEATDNENSNILAKDTSLTYYENSLTLMLNLFDGFSTNRKVDYQKARIVAAAYNFIEKANDTAFETTRRYIEVIKQRELLGTAKENVSINEEIFAKVKELYNAGLTTKSEMRKIESSLFLARSNLVVQENNTIDAVFNFKKNYGERIDLDTLEIPSFNVLLPKTLNEATAYAVRNNPSIMVSQYNIKSSQHLKRQKEKNYYPKIDAMVQQNLDKNTYGLEDERNRFRAGLVLTYNLYRGGADADTVSKAVSTIYRDVQTKNELQRQIIEGLELSWSAYTMIEKQLIELLRYRDFSIETLDLYKEEYDIGRRTLLDLLSAQNDLINAKSQIIRANYDSLFAKYRILDSMGLLVAGIMGNDYKYMERVGIVGVDAVENEDTLPVNYDNDKDNIPMLTDMCQASAVDSDVLSNGCVNRSSNFSKVKHFGLIQFDRDENNVSSIDALNSVISQLIENNENLSRVLVMAHASSTSDRKNDLNASKSYANMVKNSIVDAGIDDKLIKVVSDGSNAPISSDESLNDRVNIIMYLKQ comes from the coding sequence ATGATTAAAAAAATTATACTTTCATGTGTAGCAACACTATCATTACTTCAAGCACAAACTCTGCGCCAGAGTGTCGAGGTTGTTTTAGATACAAACCCTATTGTTTTAGAGCGTTTATCTAACTTTAGAGAAACATCTAAGGACTTAAGCATTGCTCGTGCGGAGTACTTGCCAACTCTAGACTTAGTTTCAAGTCTAGGTTATGAAGCTACAGATAACGAAAATTCTAATATATTGGCTAAAGATACTTCACTTACATATTATGAGAACTCTTTAACGCTTATGCTTAACCTTTTTGATGGATTTAGCACAAACCGTAAGGTTGATTATCAAAAGGCAAGAATTGTAGCAGCTGCTTATAACTTTATAGAAAAGGCAAATGACACGGCGTTTGAGACTACAAGACGTTATATCGAAGTTATAAAGCAACGTGAACTTTTAGGTACTGCAAAAGAGAATGTATCTATAAATGAAGAGATTTTCGCAAAAGTAAAAGAGTTATATAACGCAGGTCTTACAACAAAGTCTGAAATGAGAAAAATAGAATCATCACTATTCCTTGCTCGCTCGAACCTAGTTGTTCAAGAGAACAATACTATTGATGCCGTATTTAATTTTAAAAAGAACTATGGTGAGAGAATAGATTTAGACACTTTAGAGATTCCTAGTTTTAATGTACTTTTACCTAAAACTTTGAATGAAGCAACTGCATACGCTGTTCGTAATAATCCATCTATTATGGTAAGTCAGTATAACATTAAATCATCTCAGCACTTAAAAAGACAAAAAGAGAAAAATTATTACCCAAAAATTGATGCGATGGTACAACAAAACCTTGATAAAAATACATATGGTTTAGAAGATGAGAGAAATAGATTCCGTGCAGGCTTAGTGTTAACTTATAATCTCTATCGTGGTGGAGCGGACGCAGATACAGTTTCAAAAGCTGTAAGTACTATTTATAGAGATGTCCAAACAAAAAATGAGTTACAACGCCAGATCATTGAAGGGCTTGAGCTTTCATGGTCAGCATATACTATGATAGAAAAACAACTTATTGAACTCCTCAGATATAGAGACTTTAGTATTGAAACACTAGATCTTTATAAAGAGGAGTATGATATAGGAAGACGTACACTTCTTGACCTGCTATCAGCTCAAAATGACCTAATAAATGCAAAGTCTCAAATCATTAGAGCAAACTACGATAGCCTTTTTGCTAAGTACCGTATTTTAGACTCTATGGGACTACTTGTAGCTGGAATCATGGGTAATGACTACAAGTACATGGAGAGAGTTGGAATAGTTGGCGTTGACGCAGTTGAGAATGAAGATACTCTTCCTGTAAATTATGATAATGACAAAGATAATATTCCTATGTTAACTGACATGTGTCAAGCATCTGCTGTTGATAGTGATGTCTTATCAAATGGTTGTGTAAACAGATCGAGTAATTTTTCAAAAGTAAAACATTTTGGTCTTATCCAATTTGATAGAGATGAAAATAATGTCAGCTCAATCGATGCTCTAAATAGTGTAATAAGTCAACTAATAGAAAATAATGAAAACCTCTCTAGAGTATTAGTAATGGCACATGCATCTAGTACAAGTGATAGAAAGAACGATTTAAATGCTTCAAAATCTTATGCAAACATGGTAAAAAATAGTATAGTTGATGCTGGTATAGATGATAAACTTATAAAAGTTGTCTCAGATGGTAGTAACGCTCCAATCTCTAGTGATGAATCACTTAATGATAGAGTCAACATTATAATGTACTTAAAGCAGTAG
- a CDS encoding type I secretion system permease/ATPase, translating into METLSLYTKVYHKHFSVESLSAGLPKELGKSDLELFSVKDSKSLFTRASLNAGLKSKLIEIDLHNISTLQLPMILLLSSKESCIIDSLSEDKSRAKIITSDNQDILEQWVNLDELNKNYLGFSYMIKKIYKYENEQTNTLKIDQKHWFFSTIKLSKNIYKDVFLASILINLFILATPLFTMSVYDRVIPNNSIETLTVFAVGVLVVYIIDFISKYIRSTLLEVAAKKSDVIISSIIFEKVMDIKMSSFPSSVGSFANNLKDFDTLRSFFTNSTLTALIDFPFAILFLSVIYYIGGNIVIVPLTTIVILLIFALLIKGPIQKYIEELHQVSAQKSSIIVESLQNIETLKTLGMSSHMQWSWEETVGQSASIGLKSRILSSLIPNVTSFFMQLNSVLVVVYGVFLIKDFELTMGGLIAVVILTSRVLAPMGQATGLITNYEDAKTSYKIIDDIINLPSERAEASKYVEYPSFEGDIEFKNVSFAYPGTDVLVLNDVSFSIKSGERVGIIGRIGSGKSTIEKLILRLYEPTEGTILLDGIDINQINPADLRRNIGYVSQEIQLFKGTLRDNIIYRASYASDEELKRSSKISGVEEFVKRHPLGFDMPIGERGTGISGGQKQAIGIARSFLYNVSIMLFDEPSNAMDQLTENNLINSFKKNLRGKTALVVTQKMSMLEVVERVIVMSEGRVYLDGKKADVIKALQGGKSA; encoded by the coding sequence ATAGAGACTCTAAGTCTTTATACAAAAGTTTATCATAAACATTTTAGCGTTGAATCGCTTAGTGCTGGACTCCCAAAGGAGTTAGGAAAAAGTGATTTAGAACTTTTTAGCGTAAAAGATTCAAAATCCCTCTTTACTCGTGCTTCACTAAACGCTGGATTAAAATCAAAACTTATAGAAATAGATTTGCATAACATATCTACTCTTCAGCTGCCTATGATACTGCTACTCTCATCAAAAGAGTCTTGCATCATAGATTCTTTGAGTGAGGATAAGAGCAGAGCAAAGATAATAACATCAGACAATCAAGACATACTAGAACAATGGGTTAATTTAGATGAGTTAAACAAGAATTACCTTGGCTTTTCATATATGATTAAAAAAATCTATAAGTATGAGAATGAGCAAACAAATACACTGAAAATAGACCAAAAACACTGGTTTTTCTCAACCATAAAACTTTCTAAAAACATATATAAGGACGTATTTTTAGCATCTATACTTATAAATCTTTTTATACTAGCAACGCCACTTTTTACTATGAGTGTTTATGATAGAGTAATACCAAATAACTCAATAGAAACGCTTACTGTCTTTGCGGTTGGCGTTTTAGTAGTTTATATAATCGACTTTATATCAAAATATATACGTTCGACCCTTCTTGAAGTAGCTGCGAAAAAGAGTGACGTCATCATCTCTTCAATAATTTTTGAAAAAGTTATGGATATAAAAATGAGTAGTTTTCCCTCTTCGGTTGGTTCGTTTGCAAACAATCTCAAAGACTTTGATACCCTAAGATCTTTTTTTACTAACTCTACTCTGACGGCACTAATTGATTTTCCTTTTGCGATTCTCTTTTTAAGCGTTATATATTACATTGGTGGCAATATTGTTATCGTTCCTCTTACAACCATAGTTATACTTCTTATTTTCGCACTTCTTATTAAAGGGCCAATTCAAAAGTATATAGAAGAACTCCATCAAGTCTCTGCACAAAAGAGCTCTATCATTGTAGAATCACTTCAAAACATAGAAACGCTAAAAACTTTAGGAATGTCTTCTCATATGCAGTGGTCTTGGGAAGAGACAGTGGGACAATCTGCTTCTATCGGTCTTAAGTCACGTATTTTATCATCACTCATTCCAAACGTAACAAGTTTTTTTATGCAGTTAAACAGTGTACTTGTAGTTGTTTACGGCGTTTTTCTTATAAAAGACTTTGAACTTACTATGGGTGGACTAATCGCCGTAGTTATTTTGACTTCTCGTGTTTTAGCTCCTATGGGACAGGCAACTGGGCTTATCACAAACTATGAAGATGCGAAAACTTCTTATAAAATCATAGATGATATTATCAACCTTCCAAGTGAAAGAGCGGAAGCTTCTAAGTATGTGGAGTATCCAAGTTTTGAAGGTGATATAGAGTTTAAAAATGTAAGTTTTGCTTATCCTGGAACTGACGTTTTAGTCTTAAACGACGTCTCATTTTCCATTAAAAGTGGAGAGAGAGTAGGGATAATTGGCAGGATTGGTTCTGGAAAAAGCACTATAGAAAAGTTAATACTACGTTTGTATGAGCCAACGGAGGGAACAATTCTACTCGATGGAATAGACATCAACCAAATTAACCCTGCAGATTTGCGTCGAAATATTGGCTACGTCTCTCAAGAGATACAGCTCTTTAAAGGGACGCTTAGAGATAACATCATCTATAGAGCTTCGTATGCAAGTGATGAAGAGCTAAAACGCTCTAGCAAAATCAGTGGAGTTGAAGAGTTTGTTAAAAGACATCCTCTTGGATTTGATATGCCAATTGGTGAGAGAGGAACGGGAATCTCTGGTGGTCAAAAACAAGCCATTGGAATAGCAAGGTCTTTTCTTTACAATGTATCCATAATGCTTTTTGACGAGCCTTCAAACGCCATGGACCAACTTACAGAGAATAACCTAATAAACTCTTTTAAAAAGAACCTTAGAGGTAAAACGGCACTTGTGGTAACTCAAAAAATGAGTATGCTTGAAGTTGTTGAGAGAGTTATAGTGATGAGTGAGGGAAGAGTCTATCTAGATGGAAAAAAAGCAGACGTAATTAAAGCTCTTCAAGGTGGAAAAAGTGCATAA